In Mycetocola zhujimingii, one DNA window encodes the following:
- a CDS encoding ribose-phosphate diphosphokinase, with product MSGIKMSGEKRLVLVSGRAHPQLAVDIAAELGSELVPTDARTFANGELYARFDESVRGSDAFVIQSHTAPINEWLMEQLIMVDALKRASAKRITVVAPFYPYARQDKKGRGREPISARLVADLFKVAGADRIMSVDLHAAQIQGFFDGPVDHLFAMPVLLNHFREKLDPETLTVVSPDMGRVRVADIWSDKLGVPLAIIHKRRDPLVPNQVSVHEIVGQVEGRVCLLVDDLIDTGRTIVRAAEALKAAGAIGVVVAATHAVFSDPATEILQSDFIDSVVVTDTLPIPDEKRFERLTVLPIAPLLARAIHEVFEDGSVTSMFDGAA from the coding sequence GTGTCTGGCATCAAAATGAGCGGAGAGAAGCGACTCGTCCTCGTATCGGGTCGTGCTCACCCCCAACTGGCTGTCGACATTGCAGCCGAACTCGGCTCCGAACTCGTTCCGACCGACGCACGCACGTTCGCCAACGGTGAGCTCTACGCACGCTTCGACGAGAGCGTCCGCGGGTCTGATGCCTTTGTGATCCAGTCGCACACTGCTCCCATCAACGAGTGGTTGATGGAGCAGCTCATCATGGTCGACGCGCTCAAGCGTGCTTCGGCGAAGCGCATCACAGTGGTGGCACCGTTCTATCCCTATGCACGCCAGGACAAGAAGGGCCGTGGACGCGAGCCGATCTCTGCCCGTCTCGTCGCTGACCTGTTCAAGGTCGCCGGGGCAGACCGGATCATGTCTGTCGACCTGCACGCCGCTCAGATCCAGGGTTTCTTCGACGGTCCTGTCGACCACCTGTTCGCGATGCCGGTGTTGCTCAACCACTTCCGCGAGAAGCTCGATCCCGAAACACTCACCGTGGTTTCGCCCGACATGGGCCGCGTGCGCGTTGCAGACATCTGGAGCGACAAGCTCGGAGTGCCGCTCGCCATCATCCACAAGCGCCGCGATCCGCTGGTTCCCAACCAGGTCTCGGTGCACGAGATCGTCGGGCAGGTCGAGGGCAGGGTCTGCCTCCTCGTCGATGACCTCATCGACACCGGCCGGACCATCGTTCGGGCAGCGGAAGCACTCAAGGCAGCCGGTGCGATCGGCGTTGTCGTCGCGGCCACCCACGCGGTCTTCAGCGATCCGGCGACCGAGATCCTGCAGAGCGACTTCATCGACTCGGTCGTGGTGACCGACACGCTCCCCATCCCCGACGAGAAGCGGTTCGAACGTTTGACAGTCCTGCCTATCGCGCCGCTTCTGGCCCGTGCCATTCACGAGGTCTTCGAAGACGGTTCAGTGACGAGCATGTTCGACGGGGCGGCGTAG
- a CDS encoding gluconokinase: MSQQTTAHTQIIVMGVSGSGKSTIGALIAGALGVPFVDGDALHPRSNIEKMAGGHPLEDADRWPWLALVGRTLADADGAGGMVIACSALRRAYREAILESAPHARFVHLDGSRDVLASRLEGRSGHFMPPSLLDSQFATLEPLARDEPGIVVDIDRPVAAIVDDAVARIRAGEGIREGEDARADEGVAGA, from the coding sequence ATGTCACAGCAGACCACGGCCCACACGCAGATCATTGTGATGGGGGTGTCCGGCTCGGGAAAGAGCACGATCGGCGCACTCATCGCCGGTGCCCTCGGGGTGCCGTTCGTCGATGGAGATGCGCTGCATCCCCGGTCCAACATCGAGAAGATGGCCGGTGGGCATCCCCTCGAGGATGCAGATCGCTGGCCCTGGCTGGCGCTGGTCGGCCGAACGCTGGCGGATGCCGACGGAGCGGGTGGCATGGTCATCGCGTGTTCCGCGCTGCGGCGTGCGTATCGCGAGGCGATCCTCGAGAGCGCTCCACACGCCAGATTTGTCCACCTTGACGGCAGCCGCGACGTGCTCGCCTCCCGGCTCGAGGGCAGGAGCGGTCATTTCATGCCGCCGAGTCTGCTTGATTCGCAGTTCGCGACCCTGGAGCCGCTTGCTCGCGACGAGCCGGGCATCGTCGTCGACATCGACCGGCCGGTCGCGGCCATCGTCGATGACGCCGTCGCGAGGATCCGGGCGGGAGAGGGCATTCGAGAGGGCGAGGATGCCCGGGCGGACGAAGGTGTGGCCGGCGCCTGA
- the glmU gene encoding bifunctional UDP-N-acetylglucosamine diphosphorylase/glucosamine-1-phosphate N-acetyltransferase GlmU produces the protein MADTKLAIVILAAGQGTRMKSATPKLLHPLAGVPMVSHVLATARALDAAHVVAVVRHERDRLVEVITAELPESIIVDQDEVPGTGRAVEQAVAALPDAFDGDVLVINGDVPLLDADTLTSLVSRHRADGAAATLLSAVLADATGYGRIIRTTDGAVDYIVEQKDATEAERAVSEINAGVYVFSLSLLRTELAKLTTNNAQGEKYLTDVVGLLRADGLDVSAIPVAEPWLVEGVNDRAQLSAQAARLNAMIIRGWQLSGVTIQDPSSTWIDVQVTLAPDVTVKPGTQLLRATDVATGAIIGPDTTLVDCEVGANAEVKRTDATLAVIGAGASVGPFSFLRPGTVLGADGKIGAFVETKNAKIGTGSKVPHLSYVGDAEIGEQSNIGAGSIFANYDGVKKHSSVVGSHVRTGSHGVFVAPVTIGDGAYTGAGTVVRKDVPAGALAINVAPQRNMAGWVETHRAGTAAATAAAAASGQTTNPHEEN, from the coding sequence GTGGCAGACACCAAACTTGCAATCGTCATCCTGGCCGCCGGTCAGGGCACGCGAATGAAGTCAGCCACCCCGAAACTCCTGCACCCCCTCGCGGGAGTGCCCATGGTCAGCCATGTTCTTGCGACCGCACGAGCGCTCGACGCCGCACACGTTGTGGCCGTGGTGAGGCACGAGCGCGACCGCCTCGTTGAGGTCATCACCGCTGAACTGCCCGAAAGCATCATTGTCGACCAGGACGAGGTGCCCGGAACAGGGCGCGCGGTCGAGCAGGCCGTTGCCGCTCTTCCCGACGCCTTTGACGGGGACGTTCTCGTCATCAACGGCGACGTTCCGCTTCTCGACGCCGACACCCTCACCTCCCTGGTCTCGCGGCACAGGGCGGATGGCGCCGCTGCGACGCTGCTGTCGGCGGTTCTCGCCGACGCGACGGGGTACGGACGCATCATCCGCACGACCGACGGTGCCGTCGACTACATCGTCGAGCAGAAGGACGCTACCGAGGCGGAGCGCGCGGTCTCCGAGATCAACGCGGGTGTCTACGTGTTCTCTCTGTCACTGCTCCGCACCGAGCTCGCAAAGCTCACGACGAACAACGCGCAGGGGGAGAAATACCTGACGGATGTCGTCGGTCTGCTCCGCGCGGACGGACTCGACGTCTCGGCCATCCCCGTCGCTGAACCCTGGCTCGTCGAGGGAGTGAACGATCGCGCCCAGCTGAGCGCACAGGCCGCACGGCTCAACGCAATGATCATCAGGGGCTGGCAGCTCTCCGGCGTCACCATCCAGGACCCGTCATCCACGTGGATCGATGTGCAGGTGACCCTCGCACCCGACGTCACGGTCAAGCCGGGGACCCAGCTGCTCAGGGCAACCGATGTCGCCACCGGCGCCATCATCGGCCCCGACACGACGCTCGTCGACTGCGAGGTCGGTGCGAACGCTGAGGTGAAGCGCACAGACGCGACCCTCGCCGTGATCGGTGCGGGAGCATCCGTTGGTCCGTTCTCCTTCCTCCGGCCCGGCACCGTCCTCGGCGCTGACGGCAAGATCGGGGCGTTCGTTGAGACGAAGAACGCGAAGATCGGCACCGGCAGCAAGGTGCCCCACCTCTCCTATGTCGGTGACGCCGAGATCGGGGAGCAGTCGAACATCGGCGCCGGCAGCATCTTCGCCAACTATGACGGAGTGAAGAAGCACTCGTCTGTCGTCGGCTCACACGTGCGGACCGGCTCGCACGGCGTGTTCGTGGCGCCGGTTACAATTGGAGACGGCGCGTACACAGGTGCAGGCACCGTCGTCCGCAAGGACGTGCCCGCAGGGGCGCTCGCGATCAACGTAGCTCCGCAGCGCAACATGGCGGGCTGGGTCGAAACCCATCGGGCCGGCACAGCGGCCGCCACCGCAGCTGCGGCGGCGTCCGGACAGACCACAAACCCCCACGAAGAAAACTAA
- a CDS encoding type II CAAX prenyl endopeptidase Rce1 family protein, with product MTNTPTLAATETRPAVSWKLLPGILLALSGFLLFGLDERPAGYITLAVTLVAAVIVDRRLARDVVLVAVGLLALSLVPINTNIEWEHMLLMGAALAAAVLIPYLVSRFIYRDHAIKFPVLTGKRWTRIEFGYLIAVVILGWFLLPIYMIPTGVYENWPAASDPGSIARLFLGTNVLGIWDELFFICTTFTLLRRHFPDWQANLLQAVLFTSFLWELGFHAWGPFIIYPFAVLQGWIFRQTKSLSYIVSVHLLFDFILFLVLLHAHNLDWLAIFLY from the coding sequence ATGACCAACACCCCCACGCTTGCCGCGACAGAAACCCGACCGGCGGTGAGCTGGAAGCTCCTGCCAGGCATCCTGCTCGCACTGTCGGGATTCCTGCTCTTCGGACTTGACGAGCGCCCGGCCGGCTACATCACCCTCGCCGTCACACTGGTCGCGGCCGTGATCGTTGACCGTCGACTCGCCCGCGACGTCGTGCTCGTCGCCGTCGGGCTCCTTGCCCTCAGCCTCGTTCCCATCAACACCAACATCGAGTGGGAGCACATGCTCCTGATGGGCGCAGCGCTCGCCGCGGCGGTTCTCATCCCGTACCTCGTGTCCAGGTTCATCTACCGCGACCATGCGATTAAGTTCCCTGTCCTGACCGGAAAACGCTGGACCCGGATCGAGTTCGGTTATCTCATCGCCGTCGTTATCCTCGGCTGGTTCCTGTTGCCGATCTACATGATTCCCACTGGCGTCTACGAGAACTGGCCGGCGGCATCTGACCCCGGAAGCATCGCGCGACTGTTCCTCGGGACAAACGTTCTGGGGATCTGGGACGAGCTGTTCTTCATCTGCACCACATTTACACTGCTTCGGCGGCACTTCCCCGACTGGCAGGCGAACCTGCTGCAGGCCGTTCTCTTCACGTCGTTCCTGTGGGAGCTGGGGTTCCACGCGTGGGGCCCCTTCATCATCTATCCGTTTGCGGTCCTGCAGGGGTGGATCTTCCGCCAGACCAAGTCACTGAGTTACATCGTCAGCGTCCACCTGCTCTTCGACTTCATCTTGTTCCTCGTCCTGCTCCACGCCCACAACTTGGACTGGCTGGCAATCTTCCTTTACTAG
- the manD gene encoding D-mannonate dehydratase ManD produces the protein MKIEKADVIVTSPDRNFVTLKLTTEDGVTGLGDATLNGRELAVVSYLTEHVVPLLIGREAHNIEDTWQFLYRSAYWRRGPVTMAAIAAVDVALWDIKAKVAGMPLYQLLGGASRTGLMAYGHASGKTLPELFDSVREHQEQGYKSIRIQTGVPGLKSIYGIASNATFEANKGVRYDHEPAQRGALPNEEDWDTRSYLRHVPTVFEAVRNEFGAEIPLLHDGHHRMTPIQAAKLGKSLEPYDLYWLEDCTPAENPEALRLVRQHTTTPLAIGEIFNTVWDYQQIIREQFIDYVRSAVTHTGGISHLRKVLDYAAQYQIKSGMHGPTDISPVGMAAAMHLGLSIHNFGIQEYMQHGEKTNSVFEQSFTWNDGMLHPGNKPGIGVELNVDEAGKYPYETAYLPYNRLADGTVHDW, from the coding sequence ATGAAGATCGAAAAAGCCGACGTCATCGTCACAAGTCCTGACCGCAACTTCGTCACGCTCAAGCTCACGACAGAGGACGGCGTCACCGGCCTGGGCGACGCCACGCTCAATGGCCGCGAACTCGCCGTCGTCTCCTACCTCACCGAGCACGTCGTGCCGCTGCTCATCGGCCGCGAGGCACACAACATCGAAGACACGTGGCAGTTCCTCTACCGCAGCGCGTACTGGCGCAGAGGCCCGGTCACCATGGCCGCCATCGCCGCCGTCGATGTCGCACTCTGGGACATCAAGGCAAAGGTTGCGGGGATGCCGCTGTACCAGCTCCTCGGCGGCGCATCGCGCACAGGACTGATGGCATACGGGCACGCTTCGGGCAAGACCCTCCCCGAACTCTTCGACAGCGTGCGCGAGCACCAGGAGCAGGGCTACAAATCAATCAGGATCCAGACCGGCGTTCCGGGCCTGAAGTCGATCTACGGCATCGCGTCGAACGCGACCTTCGAGGCGAACAAGGGCGTCCGCTACGACCATGAGCCTGCCCAGCGAGGCGCCCTGCCCAACGAGGAGGACTGGGACACCCGCAGCTACCTTCGCCACGTCCCCACCGTATTCGAGGCCGTGCGCAACGAGTTCGGTGCTGAAATCCCGCTGCTCCACGACGGACACCACCGCATGACGCCCATCCAGGCCGCGAAGCTCGGTAAGTCGCTCGAGCCGTACGACCTCTACTGGCTCGAGGACTGCACGCCGGCCGAGAACCCCGAGGCTCTTCGGCTCGTGCGCCAGCACACCACGACGCCGCTCGCGATCGGTGAGATCTTCAACACGGTCTGGGACTACCAGCAGATCATCCGCGAACAGTTCATCGACTACGTGCGGAGCGCTGTCACTCACACCGGTGGAATCTCGCACCTCAGGAAAGTGCTCGACTACGCGGCGCAGTACCAGATCAAGTCGGGGATGCACGGGCCGACCGACATCTCACCGGTGGGGATGGCCGCTGCGATGCACCTGGGCCTGTCGATCCACAACTTCGGGATCCAGGAGTACATGCAGCACGGTGAGAAGACCAACAGTGTCTTCGAGCAGTCGTTCACCTGGAACGACGGCATGCTGCACCCGGGCAACAAACCGGGCATCGGGGTCGAACTCAACGTCGATGAGGCGGGCAAATATCCGTACGAAACCGCGTACCTGCCGTACAACCGGCTCGCCGACGGTACAGTTCACGACTGGTAG
- a CDS encoding 50S ribosomal protein L25/general stress protein Ctc — protein MADDNKVVAETRTKFGKGAARKLRASGKIPAVMFGRGTEPKHLALPAHQIGLIIRKSNALLELDIDGVESLALVKDVQKDPVLRIIEHLDLIVVIKGEKVVVDIPVHIEGEPAPGSAINRDATTLSIEAEATHIPEFLVVSIEGLEVGAQILAKDVTLPNGSSLLSDPDLLVVAIAEPEETEEEAEAAAEAEAEGESAAE, from the coding sequence ATGGCTGACGACAACAAAGTAGTCGCAGAAACCCGCACCAAGTTCGGCAAGGGTGCTGCCCGCAAGCTCCGCGCTTCAGGCAAGATCCCCGCCGTCATGTTCGGTCGCGGCACCGAGCCCAAGCACCTGGCCCTCCCGGCGCACCAGATCGGCCTCATCATCCGCAAGTCGAACGCGCTCCTCGAGCTCGACATCGACGGCGTCGAGAGCCTGGCCCTCGTCAAGGACGTCCAGAAGGACCCCGTGCTCCGCATCATCGAGCACCTCGACCTCATCGTCGTCATCAAGGGCGAGAAGGTTGTCGTTGACATCCCCGTCCACATCGAAGGCGAGCCTGCACCGGGCTCCGCTATCAACCGCGACGCGACCACCCTGTCGATCGAGGCTGAGGCGACGCACATCCCCGAGTTCCTCGTCGTGTCGATCGAGGGCCTCGAGGTCGGCGCTCAGATCCTCGCGAAGGACGTCACGCTGCCGAACGGTTCCAGCCTGCTCAGCGACCCCGACCTGCTCGTCGTCGCCATCGCAGAGCCTGAAGAGACCGAAGAAGAGGCCGAGGCTGCCGCTGAAGCTGAAGCCGAAGGCGAGTCCGCCGCCGAGTAA
- the pth gene encoding aminoacyl-tRNA hydrolase has translation MWWNRKKEPNVAENTWLVVGLGNPGPAYAGNRHNVGQMVVDELARRIGANFTRHKTPAVVAEGFLAPGGPKLILAKPNSYMNLSGGPVAALLKFYSLDPSRLIVVHDELDIPFDALKLKSGGGHGGHNGLRDIAKAAGTPDFIRVRVGIGRPPGRQDPADFVLKDFGPTERAALPNLLSDAADAVELIATDGLAAAQLKVHSPA, from the coding sequence ATGTGGTGGAACAGGAAGAAGGAGCCGAACGTGGCTGAGAACACCTGGCTGGTCGTCGGACTCGGCAACCCAGGCCCGGCCTACGCCGGCAACCGCCACAACGTCGGACAGATGGTCGTCGACGAATTGGCCAGGAGGATCGGCGCGAACTTCACCAGGCACAAGACGCCGGCGGTCGTCGCCGAAGGTTTCCTCGCCCCTGGCGGGCCGAAGCTCATCCTCGCCAAGCCCAACAGCTACATGAACCTCTCCGGCGGCCCTGTCGCCGCTCTCCTCAAGTTCTATTCCCTCGACCCGTCGAGGCTCATCGTCGTCCACGACGAACTCGACATCCCGTTTGACGCCCTCAAGCTCAAGTCCGGCGGCGGGCACGGCGGTCACAACGGTCTCCGCGACATCGCCAAGGCCGCAGGCACCCCCGACTTCATCCGTGTTCGGGTTGGCATCGGGCGGCCACCGGGCCGCCAGGACCCTGCGGACTTCGTGCTCAAGGATTTCGGGCCGACTGAACGCGCTGCGCTGCCCAATCTCCTGTCCGACGCCGCAGACGCCGTCGAACTCATCGCCACGGACGGCCTCGCCGCAGCCCAGCTGAAGGTGCACTCACCGGCCTGA
- the gndA gene encoding NADP-dependent phosphogluconate dehydrogenase — protein sequence MANAQANIGVIGMAVMGSNLARNLASREGNTVAIYNRSPEKTRAVVAEFPEAGFVASESIEEFAASLSKPRTAIIMVKAGAGTDAVINQLTEVFEPGDIIVDGGNALFTDTIRREKAVRETGINFVGAGISGGEEGALKGPSIMPGGSAEAWETLGPILKSIAAVAEGEPCVTHVGTDGAGHFVKMIHNGIEYADMQLIAEAYDLIRRGTGKSPAEIADIFTEWNKGELESYLIEITAEVLRQVDATTGQPLVDVIVDQAGAKGTGAWTVQTALDLGIPVSGIAEAVFARSLSSKPDQRQAAAHLPGPSTQWTVDDADAFVEDVRQALYASKIIAYSQGFDEIVAGAEQYNWDIKKGDIAKIWRGGCIIRAQFLNRITEAYDQDPGLVALVTAPYFTDAVSRTQDAWRRVVVAAAQAGIPSPAFASSLSYYDGLRADRLPAALIQGQRDFFGAHTYRRVDAEGTFHTLWSGDRSEIEAADTH from the coding sequence ATGGCCAACGCACAGGCAAACATCGGCGTGATCGGGATGGCGGTGATGGGATCGAACCTCGCTCGAAACCTTGCGAGCCGCGAGGGCAACACTGTCGCGATCTACAACAGGTCCCCCGAGAAGACGCGGGCGGTCGTGGCCGAGTTCCCCGAGGCCGGTTTTGTCGCATCGGAGTCCATCGAGGAATTTGCGGCGTCGCTCTCGAAGCCGCGCACGGCCATCATCATGGTGAAGGCTGGCGCCGGCACCGACGCCGTCATCAACCAGCTGACCGAAGTGTTCGAACCGGGCGACATCATCGTCGACGGCGGCAACGCACTCTTTACCGACACGATCCGCCGTGAGAAGGCCGTTCGCGAGACCGGCATCAACTTCGTGGGTGCCGGGATCTCCGGCGGCGAGGAAGGCGCGCTCAAGGGACCGAGCATCATGCCGGGCGGATCAGCTGAAGCGTGGGAGACCCTCGGACCGATCCTGAAGTCGATCGCCGCTGTCGCGGAGGGCGAACCGTGTGTCACCCACGTCGGCACCGACGGCGCCGGCCACTTCGTCAAGATGATCCACAACGGCATCGAGTACGCCGACATGCAGCTCATCGCGGAGGCATACGACCTCATCCGCCGTGGCACGGGCAAGTCCCCCGCCGAGATCGCCGACATCTTCACCGAGTGGAACAAGGGCGAACTCGAGAGCTACCTCATCGAGATCACCGCCGAGGTGCTGCGCCAGGTCGACGCCACAACCGGACAGCCCCTCGTCGATGTCATCGTCGACCAGGCAGGCGCCAAGGGAACCGGAGCGTGGACCGTCCAGACGGCGCTCGACCTCGGCATCCCCGTTTCCGGAATCGCCGAAGCGGTGTTCGCACGGTCGCTGTCATCCAAGCCGGACCAGCGCCAGGCCGCGGCCCACCTTCCTGGACCATCGACGCAGTGGACGGTCGACGACGCGGATGCGTTCGTCGAAGATGTTCGGCAGGCGCTCTACGCGTCGAAGATCATCGCGTACAGCCAGGGCTTCGACGAGATCGTCGCCGGGGCCGAGCAGTACAACTGGGACATCAAAAAGGGCGACATCGCCAAGATCTGGCGCGGCGGCTGCATCATCCGCGCCCAGTTCCTGAACCGCATCACCGAGGCATACGACCAGGACCCGGGTCTGGTCGCGCTCGTGACCGCACCGTACTTCACCGACGCCGTTTCACGCACACAAGACGCCTGGCGCCGGGTCGTCGTTGCGGCAGCGCAGGCCGGCATCCCGTCCCCCGCCTTTGCGTCGTCGCTGTCGTACTACGACGGGCTTCGCGCCGACCGACTGCCCGCCGCGCTCATCCAGGGTCAGCGGGACTTCTTCGGCGCACACACCTACCGCCGCGTTGACGCCGAGGGCACCTTCCACACGCTCTGGTCGGGCGACCGCTCAGAGATCGAAGCGGCGGACACCCACTGA